Proteins found in one Oncorhynchus mykiss isolate Arlee chromosome 3, USDA_OmykA_1.1, whole genome shotgun sequence genomic segment:
- the LOC110520216 gene encoding putative methyltransferase DDB_G0268948, with protein MTYRLFEEKHHASIYQRYRFVPPEEIRDIILHYLERKNVQPHALAVDLGCGTGQNSRLLAPHFQEVVGIDISECQLEEARAVAGFNNITYRKGTAEELPFPDASVDLLTAASAAHWFDQQRFLLEAGRVLKPCGCMALLGFADNFRLHYGSCGDRLTDICDEFKKVLLPYTSTQVAVSNTKLKELYTAIPFPDKERIECIPLKQQISVRNIVGFMESFSTYQAFQRAEPDAATTLLQRILDRFLKEMGVTSPDTLMEVTLEYFCVLASKPE; from the exons ATGACCTACCGGCTGTTTGAGGAGAAACACCATGCCTCCATCTACCAGAGGTACCGCTTTGTACCCCCAGAGGAGATCAGAGACATCATCCTGCATTACCTGGAAAGGAAG AATGTCCAGCCTCATGCCCTAGCTGTGGACCTGGGCTGTGGGACGGGGCAGAACTCACGCCTGCTGGCCCCACACTTCCAGGAAGTGGTGGGCATCGACATCAGCGAGTGCCAACTGGAGGAGGCCAGGGCAGTGGCAGGGTTCAACAACATCACTTACAG GAAAGGGACAGCTGAGGAGCTGCCGTTTCCGGATGCTTCTGTGGACCTACTGACTGCAGCCTCAGCGGCCCATTGGTTTGACCAACAGCGGTTCCTCTTGGAGGCAGGCCGGGTCCTGAAGCCTTGCGGCTGCATGGCTCTGCTTGGCTTTGCTGATAACTTCAGACTCCATTACGGCTCATGTGGGGACAGACTCACTGACATCTGTGATGAG TTCAAGAAGGTGCTGTTACCATACACCAGCACACAGGTAGCCGTGTCCAACACCAAACTAAAGGAGCTTTACACTGCTATCCCCTTCCCTGACAAAGAGAG GATTGAGTGTATCCCACTGAAGCAGCAGATCTCAGTGAGGAACATAGTGGGCTTCATGGAGTCCTTCTCCACGTACCAGGCCTTCCAGAGGGCCgagcctgatgctgccaccacactgCTGCAGAGAATACTCGACAG GTTTCTGAAGGAGATGGGAGTCACATCACCAGACACACTCATGGAAGTGACGCTGGAGTATTTCTGTGTCCTGGCGTCTAAACCGGAGTGA
- the LOC110520214 gene encoding putative methyltransferase DDB_G0268948 — protein sequence MTYRLFEEKHHASIYQRYRFVPPEEIRDIILHYLERKKVQPHALAVDLGCGTGQNSRLMAPHFQEVVGIDISECQLEEARAVAGFNNITYRKGTAEELPFPDASVDLLTAASAAHWFDQQRFLLEAGRVLKPCGCMALLGFADNFRLHYGSCGDRLTDICDEFKKVLLPYTSTQVAVANTKLQELYTAIPFPDKERIECIPLKQQISVRNIVGFMESFSMYQAFQRAEPDAANALLQRTLDRFLKEMGVTSPDTLMEVTLEYFCVLASKPE from the exons ATGACCTACCGGCTGTTTGAGGAGAAACACCATGCCTCCATCTACCAGAGGTACCGCTTTGTACCCCCAGAGGAGATCAGAGACATCATCCTGCATTACCTGGAAAGGAAG AAAGTCCAGCCTCATGCCCTAGCTGTGGACCTGGGATGTGGGACGGGGCAGAACTCACGCCTGATGGCCCCACACTTCCAGGAAGTGGTGGGCATCGACATCAGCGAGTGCCAACTGGAGGAGGCCAGGGCAGTGGCAGGGTTCAACAACATCACCTACAG GAAAGGGACAGCTGAAGAGCTGCCGTTTCCGGATGCTTCTGTGGACCTACTGACTGCAGCCTCAGCGGCCCATTGGTTTGACCAGCAGCGGTTCCTCTTGGAGGCAGGTCGGGTCCTGAAGCCTTGCGGCTGCATGGCTCTGCTTGGCTTTGCTGATAACTTCAGACTCCATTACGGCTCATGTGGGGACAGACTCACTGACATCTGTGATGAG TTCAAGAAGGTGCTGTTACCATACACCAGCACACAGGTAGCAGTGGCCAACACCAAACTACAGGAGCTTTACACTGCTATCCCCTTCCCTGACAAAGAGAG GATTGAGTGTATCCCACTGAAGCAGCAGATCTCAGTGAGGAACATAGTGGGCTTCATGGAGTCCTTCTCCATGTACCAGGCCTTCCAGAGGGCCGAGCCTGATGCTGCCAACGCACTGCTGCAGAGAACACTCGACAG GTTTCTGAAGGAGATGGGAGTCACATCACCAGACACACTCATGGAAGTGACGCTGGAGTATTTCTGTGTTCTGGCGTCTAAACCGGAGTGA